The Zingiber officinale cultivar Zhangliang chromosome 9A, Zo_v1.1, whole genome shotgun sequence genome window below encodes:
- the LOC122019828 gene encoding inositol transporter 1-like: MTIQSSPGSSGLIDASAERGTYYFSNFYVIGLTLTAGIGGFLFGYDTGVISGALLYIRDDFDVVAENHVLQETIVSMAIAGAIIGAAGGGWVNDAYGRKKAFLLADIIFAIGSVVMCVAPDPYLLIFGRLLVGLGIGIASVTAPVYIAEVSPSEIRGGLVSLNVLMITGGQFLSYLVNLSFTQVPGTWRWMLGVAALPAVIQFVLMLFLPESPRWLFLKKDKTEAITVLSKIYDPHRLENEIDELTVASEEDMNSQNVGCFDVLNSKEMRLAFLAGAGLQAFQQFTGINTVMYYSPTIVQMAGFTSNQLALLLSLIVAGMNAAGTILGIFLIDRCGRRRLTLCSLAGVVMSLLILSGAFFLQSSGIKSHLCEMQALHTTCDRNLGWVAVLGLVLYIGFFSPGMGPVPWAVNSEIYPEAYRGVGGGMSATVNWVSNLIVSQTFLSIVAIVGTAGTFLIIAGIAVAASVFVALYVPETKGLSFEEVESLWKERAWGSEDARRRLLA, translated from the exons ATGACGATACAGTCTTCTCCTGGGAGCTCGGGCCTCATAGATGCCTCGGCGGAGAGGGGCACCTACTACTTTAGCAATTTCTACGTGATCGGCCTCACCCTCACTGCCGGCATCGGTGGTTTTCTATTTGGATACGATACCG GTGTTATATCTGGTGCCCTTCTTTATATTCGTGACGATTTTGATGTGGTGGCTGAAAACCATGTTTTACAG GAAACAATTGTCAGCATGGCAATAGCAGGAGCTATAATTGGAGCTGCAGGTGGTGGATGGGTGAATGATGCCTAtgggaggaagaaagcttttctTCTTGCTGATATCATTTTTGCCATTGGATCTGTTGTGATGTGCGTTGCTCCAGATCCGTACCTTCTCATATTTGGAAGGCTTCTTGTTGGTTTGGGCATTGGAATAGCATCAGTTACAGCTCCCGTTTATATTGCTGAAGTATCACCTTCAGAAATCAGGGGAGGTCTAGTTAGCCTGAATGTACTCATGATCACAGGGGGACAGTTTCTTTCTTACCTTGTAAATCTTTCTTTtactcag GTTCCAGGCACTTGGCGATGGATGCTTGGAGTTGCTGCACTGCCAGCAGTGATACAGTTTGTTCTAATGCTGTTTCTCCCTGAATCACCTCGCTGGCTTTTTCTGAAG AAAGATAAAACTGAGGCCATAACAGTTCTCTCAAAGATCTATGATCCTCATCGCTTGGAGAACGAGATAGATGAACTGACAGTTGCTTCTGAGGAAGACATGAACTCACAGAATGTTGGATGCTTTGATGTTCTTAATTCGAAAGAAATGCGACTTGCATTTCTTGCAGGAGCTGGCCTTCAG GCTTTCCAGCAGTTCACTGGAATAAATACAGTTATGTACTACAGCCCCACGATCGTCCAGATGGCTGGTTTTACTTCGAACCAACTTGCGCTGCTGCTCTCTCTGATTGTTGCTGGGATGAATGCAGCTGGTACAATTTTAGGAATCTTCCTCATTGATCGCTGCGGCAGGCGTCGATTAACACTCTGCAGTCTAGCAGGTGTTGTTATGTCACTTCTCATACTTTCGGGGGCATTCTTTTTGCAATCATCAGGAATTAAGTCTCACTTATGTGAGATGCAAGCCCTTCATACCACCTGTGACAGGAACCTAGGCTGGGTAGCTGTTTTAGGGCTTGTTCTATACATTGGCTTTTTCTCTCCGGGGATGGGCCCTGTTCCATGGGCAGTCAACTCAGAGATTTACCCGGAGGCCTACCGGGGGGTGGGCGGAGGCATGTCTGCTACTGTGAATTGGGTTTCAAACCTGATTGTCTCGCAAACATTCCTGTCGATAGTTGCAATTGTGGGGACAGCTGGGACTTTCTTGATCATTGCTGGAATCGCAGTGGCAGCATCTGTGTTTGTGGCACTTTATGTTCCAGAAACAAAAGGCCTGAGCTTTGAGGAGGTGGAAAGCCTTTGGAAGGAGAGGGCATGGGGATCTGAAGATGCACGGAGGCGCCTACTAGCCTGA